The following are from one region of the Deinococcus aerophilus genome:
- a CDS encoding 3-hydroxybutyrate dehydrogenase — translation MTAPHNDTPEHRTALVTGGASGIGLAIARRLQKDGMRVAVLDLDRPQAREVAESHGLTFIGADLSRREDCRRAIDDTVAALGSLDVLVNNAGFQHIAPLAEFPEDTWDTMLHVMLTAPFLLSRYAWAHLTRSGQGRIINIASIHGHVASPFKSAYISAKHGLIGLTRTAALEAGEQGLTVNAICPGYVRTPLVTGQIKDQARTRGLNEADVEEKVMLEGAAIKRLLDPEDVAALASYVASTAAWGMTGAVLDLDLGWTAR, via the coding sequence ATGACAGCCCCACACAACGACACCCCAGAACACCGCACCGCCCTGGTCACGGGCGGTGCCAGCGGCATCGGCCTCGCCATCGCGCGGCGCCTGCAGAAAGACGGCATGCGGGTGGCTGTGCTGGACCTGGACCGGCCCCAGGCCCGGGAAGTCGCCGAGAGCCACGGACTGACCTTCATCGGGGCCGATCTGTCGCGCCGTGAGGACTGCCGCCGGGCGATAGACGACACGGTGGCCGCACTGGGCAGCCTGGACGTGCTCGTGAACAATGCCGGATTCCAGCACATCGCGCCGCTGGCCGAATTTCCCGAAGACACCTGGGACACCATGCTGCACGTCATGCTGACCGCGCCCTTCTTGCTGTCCCGGTATGCCTGGGCCCACCTGACGCGCTCGGGGCAGGGCCGCATCATCAACATCGCCAGCATCCACGGACATGTCGCCAGCCCGTTCAAGAGCGCCTACATCAGTGCCAAGCACGGACTGATCGGCCTGACCCGCACGGCCGCGCTGGAGGCGGGCGAGCAGGGCCTGACCGTCAACGCCATCTGCCCCGGCTACGTGCGCACGCCGCTCGTTACCGGCCAGATCAAGGATCAGGCCCGCACGCGCGGCCTCAACGAGGCCGATGTGGAGGAAAAGGTGATGCTGGAGGGCGCGGCCATCAAGCGGCTGCTGGATCCCGAGGACGTGGCCGCCCTGGCCAGTTACGTCGCCAGCACCGCCGCGTGGGGCATGACCGGCGCCGTGCTGGACCTGGACCTGGGCTGGACGGCGCGGTAG